The genome window GTAAAAAGTTTACGCTCATTCCGTTAGTTGCTGCCCTGTTTTCAGGTTCATTATTTGCTGCTGTAGAAGCCGTTACAATTGACGATTTACCCCAGCTTAAGCAAGAGAGTCAACATGGTACTGCTAGCAAACGAGTGGCTAGCTTATTTGCTCGTTCACACTATACACCGGTTCGATTTAACGATGAGCTTTCTAGTAAAGTGTACGATCGTTATATCGAATCCCTTGATTTTAATAAAAGCGTTTTCTTAGCCAGCGATATTGCTTCTTTTGAGCAATATCGTGATGACTTTGATAACGCTATTACTACCGGTAAATTAGACTTTACGTTTGATATTTTTAACTTAAGTCTTAAACGCCGTTTTGAACGTTACGAGTATTCACTTACTTTACTTGAAAAAGAAATGACGTTTGATAAAGAAGATGAATACTTTTTTGACCGTGAAGATTCAGCATGGCCTGTGTCACAAGCTGAGCTTGATGAAATTTGGCGTGAGCGTGTAAAGTACGACGCACTGCGTTTAAAAATGACGGGTAAAGATTGGGAAGGCATTAAAGAGGTACTAACCAAACGCTATAAAAATGCTGAAAAGCGTTTAGTACAATCTAATTCAGAAGATGCTTTTCAAATTGTTATGAATTCGCTAGCACGCAGTATTGAGGCGCATACGTCTTATTTATCGCCACGTCGTGCAGAACAATTCAAAATGGATATGGACTTAGAGCTTGAAGGCATTGGTGCCGTACTAAGCCCTGATGAAGACTACACTGTTATTCGCAGCTTAGTGCCGGGAGGCCCTGCAGATAAAACAGATCAAATTAAAGCTGATGACCGCATTATTGGTGTTGCCCAAGATGGCGAAGAATTTGTAGACGTAATTGGCTGGCGTTTAGATGACGTAGTTGATTTAATTAAAGGTCCTAAAGGGACTAAAGTACGTCTACAGTATTTAAAAGGTGTTGACGCTCACGGCGCACCTAAAGTTGTTGAAATCACGCGTGATAAAATTCGACTTGAAGATAGAGCGGCTAAATCAGAAGTATTTGAAGCCAAATACTCTGATTTAACAAGTAAAGTTGGCGTGATCGAAATTCCAGGCTTTTACAATAATCTTTCGAAAGATGTAAAAGTTGAGCTGGCTAAGCTTAAAGAAGAAAAAGTTGATGGTATTATTATCGACTTACGCCAAAATGGTGGTGGTTCTTTATATGAAGCAACACAATTGTCTGGTTTGTTTTTTGACCAAGGTCCAGTTGTTCAAATTCATACTTTAAATAACCGTATTGAAGAGCAAAAAGATCGTGATGGTATAACTTATTACGATGGTCCTTTAACTGTTTTAGTTGACCGTTACAGTGCCTCTGCTTCTGAAATATTTGCAGCAGCTATGCAAGATTATGGTCGTGCAGTTATTATTGGCGAACAAACTTTTGGTAAAGGTACAGTACAGCAGCACAAAGGCTTAGGCCGCGCTTACGATTTATATGATAATGCGCTGGGTAGCGTACAATATACGATTGCTAAGTTTTATCGTATTAACGGTGGTAGTACGCAACATAAAGGTGTGATCCCTGATATTTCGTTTCCATCAGCAATCGATCCTGCAGAGTGGGGCGAAAGTAAGCAAGATAATGCACTTCCTTGGGACAGCATTGTTAAAGCGAAATACAAAAAATTAGGTAATTTAACACCTATTATTACGTACCTTGAGAAACAACACGAAGTACGAATTAAATCAGAACCAGAATTTGGTTATGTATTTAATGACATTACCTTATACAACGAAGAGAAAGACCGTAAAACTATCTCTTTAGTTGAAGCTACGCGTATTAAAGAAAAAGATGAAGGTGAAGCACGTGCACTTGTACGTACTAACGAACGTCTTAAGCGTTTAGGTAAAGATCCGGTAGAAAACTTAGACGATTTACCTGAAGTAATTGAAGAGCTTGACCCATTTTTGGAAGAAGCTGCATTAATTACTCAAGATTATATTAATTATGGTCGTATAGCTAAGAAGTAACAACTGGTTTTACCTCTATAAAAAAGGCGCATTAGCGCCTTTTTTACTACCTAAAATTTACTAAATTGTTATAATATTTGATTACATAAAGTTGAGCTAGATCAATCATGCTCAATTAATGCGCTTTACGTGCTAAAAATAATAATTAAACACACAGTAAGTGTGTCTAGGAGTCTCTACTTTGAAGCTATTGGATGACAAACCAATCAAGCCCGCCTCGTTTTTTGATGCATTAATTCCTATCTCTGTATTAATTTGTTTACTTGGTGCTGCAGTTTACTTATTTGGTGATAACTCTTCATCAGGCCCTAACCAAATTGCACTTTTATTTGCTACTTTTGCAGCGGCTTTAATTGGGCTTAAAAACGGTTATACATGGAAAAAATTAGAACAAGCTATGATCGAAGGTATAACGCTTTCACTTGGCGCTATCCTAATTTTACTTATGGTAGGTGCGTTAATTGGCACTTGGCTACTTTCTGGAACTGTACCAACTTTAATTTATTATGGCTTGCAAGTTATAAACCCAAGTTGGTTTTATGCAGCGAGTTGTTTAATTTGTGGCATTGTAGCTATGAGTATAGGTAGTTCTTGGACTACTGCCGCTACGATAGGTGTTGCTTTATTAGGCGTTGCAACGGGTCTTGGACTTGAACAAACAGTTACAGCAGGCGCTGTTATATCTGGCGCGTACTTTGGTGATAAGTTAAGCCCGCTGTCTGAAACAACCAATTTAGCGCCAGCAGTTGTAGGCGCTGATTTATTTGAGCATATTCAACATATGCTGTGGACGACAGTACCAAGTTTTGTAATTGCACTGATTATATTTATATTCATGGGCTTTAATGCAACTGCTTCAAGCGAAGCGGGGCGTATTGATGAAATAACGGCTATTTTACAGCAAAACTTTAATATTGGTTTTGAAATGCTAATCCCGCTAATTGTACTTTTAGTTTTAGCGATTAAAAAAATGCCAGCCTTTCCTGCTATCTCTATCGGTGCTGTTGTGGGCGCTGTTTGGGCCATGTTGTTTCAATCTGATTTAATTGCTAGCCAAATTGATGTTTCTCAAGGGCAGCTAGTTGGCTATTTTAAGCTTGTTTGGACGACGTTTTTTGATGGTTTTAGCATAAGTACAGGCGATGACAAAATGGACTCCCTACTCAGTGGTGGCGGTATGTCCGGAATGCTTACAACCACATGGCTTATTATGACTGCACTGATGTTTGGTGCCATTATGGAAAAAACAGGCCTTTTGGATATTTTTGTTAAAAGCATACTTAAAATAGCTAAAAGTACGGGATCGTTAATTGCGGCAACAATAGCAACGTGTATTGGTACTAACGTGATAGCGGCCGATCAATATATTGCAATTGTTGTACCTGGTCGTATGTTTAAAGATGAATATGAAAAACGAGGTTTGAAGCCTGTTAACTTATCTCGTACATTGGAAGATGGCGGTACAATTACCAGCCCACTAATTCCATGGAACACGTGTGGCGCATATATGCAAAGCGTTTTACTAATAAATCCTTTTGATTATGCACTCTACGCTTTCTTTAACTTAATTAACCCTGTTTTAGCGGTGGTTTATGCCTACTTGGGCATTAAAATTTTACGTATTAAGCCAAAACAATCCGCCTAATTTTAAACAGCTCCTTTTAACTTAAAAGGAGCTGTTTTGGAGTATCTATGACTGAATCAAGTAAACCTCAAGCACAATATCTTAAAGACTATAAAGCTCCTGATTTTTTAATTGACCACACAGAGCTAACCTTTGACTTACAGCCATTATCAACCAAAGTAAGCTCTTTGCTAACGCTTACGCGTGTTGGTGATAAAAAAGCACCTTTAGTGCTTGATGGTATTGATTTACGCTTACTGTCTTTATCTATTGATACGGTTGATATAACTGATTATGAAATTATTGGCGAGCAGCTAATAATTAATAACCTACCGGATAGTTGTCAATTAAGTATTGTGACCGAGATATCGCCTGAGACGAATACTTCTTTAGAGGGTTTGTATTTATCAGGTGGCGCGTATTGCACGCAGTGTGAAGCGCAGGGTTTTAGAAAGATCACCTATTACATGGATCGCCCTGATGTACTTGCCACGTTTGATGTAACTATTATTGCCGATAAAAAGTATCTACAACTTCTTTCTAATGGTAATCAAGTAGACAGTGGTGAAACACAAGATGGTCGTCATTTTGTTAAATGGCAAGACCCATTTAAAAAGCCGAGCTATTTATTTGCACTTGTAGCGGGCGATTTTGATGTTTTAAAAGATACGTACACGACTAAAAGCGGCAGAGATGTAGAATTAGCATTGTTTGTTGATAAAGGTAATTTATCTAAAACCCCCCATGCTATTGCCTCACTCAAAAAGGCAATGCAGTGGGATGAAGAACGCTTTAATTTAGAGTATGACCTTGATATTTATATGATTGTAGCCGTCGATTTTTTCAACATGGGCGCGATGGAAAATAAAGGGCTAAACGTTTTTAATAGTAAATGCGTATTAGCTAATCAAGAAACAGCCACAGATAAAGACTACCATACGATTGAATCCATTGTAGGGCATGAGTACTTTCATAACTGGACAGGTAACCGAGTTACTTGTAGAGATTGGTTTCAGTTATCGCTAAAAGAAGGGTTAACTGTATTTAGAGACCAAGAGTTCAGTAGTGATTTAGGCTCTCGTGCACTTAACCGAATTGATGCGGTCAAAGTTATGCGTACGCATCAGTTTAGCGAAGATGCAGGCCCTATGGCTCACCCAATTCGCCCTGAGAAAGTTATTGAAATGAATAACTTTTATACAGTAACTGTATACGATAAAGGTGCTGAAGTTATCCGTATGATGCACACATTACTGGGTGAAACTAACTTTCAAAAAGGGATGACGCTTTACTTTGAGCGCCACGATGGGCAAGCAGTTACATGTGATGACTTTGTAAGTGCGATGAGCGATGCATCAGGTGTTGATTTAGAGCAATTTAAACAATGGTACAGCCAATCAGGTACACCGCGTTTAAATGCAATTCAAGAATTTGATAGCAGCTCAAATACATACACTTTGACAATCGAGCAAACAGCGCCAGCTAATCAGCCAGAGAATAAAAAGCTTCATATACCTTTTGCTATTGAACTACTTGATGCCAATGGACAAAGTATTGCCCTGCAATATAAAGGTAAAAAGCTAGATCATGTACTCGATGTAACTAATGCGACTCAAACATTTAGCTTTGATAATATTTTAGAAAAGCCTGTTGCGGTTTTACTCGAAGACTTTTCTGCACCTTGTATTTTAAACCAGCAAACAACAGAGCCCGAACTATTGCATATTATGCGTTTTGCGCGCAGTGATTTTTCACGTTGGGATGCACAACAGCAGCTATTCATTAAGGCGATTAAATCTCAAATCACCGATGCAACGAATAGCGTATTAAGCAGCGAAATTATAAATGCGCTACGTGTACTTATAAACACTAAAGAGGGCGATTTAGCTTTAATTGCAGAGCTGTTTAAATTGCCGAGTTTTGACACTTTAGCTGCTGAATTTGATGTAATACCTGTAGATGACATTATTGAAATAACAGAAAAGTTTGAGCAACAAATTGCTGATGAACTTGCTGATGAGCTTCTTAGTTGTTACGAATCTCTTGGAGATGATGGCAGTATAAGTGCAAGCGCTGTTGCGAATCGTGCTTTAAAGCAAATATGTCTGCACTACCTTGCTAAAACACAAAGTCCAGAAGCTGTAACCTTTATTAAAGAAGCTGCAAGCTCGACTAATATGACTAATGTACTTGGTGCCCTAAGCGCTGTGGTAAAAGCTTCACACCCTGTTAGAGATGAGCTTTTGAGTCATTTTGATAGTCAGTGGCGTCATGATGTTTTAGTCATGGATAAGTGGTTTGCACTGCAAGCTATGCAATCAGGCAGTACTGCTATAGATGATATTAAGGCACTTTACGAACACCCGTGTTTTGATTTTTCAAATCCTAACCGTGTACGTGCACTTGTAGGAAGTTTTAGCCACTTTAATACAGCACAATTTCATCGAGCAGATGCTCAAGGCTATGCGTTATTAGGTGATTTATTAATAAAACTTAATGCAATTAATCCACAAAATGCATCGCGTATGCTAACACCGTTTATGTCGTGGAAGCGTTACGATGATGTACGCTCACAAGCAATGAAACTGCAATTACAGCGCTTAGCCAATTTAGATGGCCTAAGTGCTGACTTGTATGAAAAGGTTGAAAAAGCGCTCGCATAAATGATTGAGTATTATTTTACCTTAAGATTGAGCTATAACGAGTGCATGGATTACTACCATGGCCGTTTTAGCTCTTTACAAGTTGTAGAGGATGGCGGTAAAACAATTCGTTTTGCTGCTACGCATTTGAGGCCCTTCATTTCGAGCTTGGGTGTACGTGGCCGTTTTAGACTCTTATTAACCCCCGAAAACAAGTTCATCCGCCTAGAGCGAGTGGCCTGACACTCGGTTTTTATGTTATATATACATAAAAATATTGTATTTTTGTTAATTTCAATTTGTCCTATTGTTAAATTACGTGTATAAATTATCTGGTACGACGTCTTACCAATACGTAAGCGTTAACCAGAATAAGAAGTATATGACAGATTAGAGCGAGTATTTGTAATTTCACTGATTCGCTTCTATCGTTATGATTACACTAAAAACAATAACTTGATCACACAAAATGACCCGCGACAGGGGGGAACCAAAATGATAAGAAGATCGCTTTTTGTTAAAAATAGAATCGCTATAGGTTTAGCAGCCGCTAGTTTAGGTTTATCTGCAGCAAGTACTCAAGCTGTAACATTTGAAGCTGGAGGTTTTGATATTACCTTCGATTCAACCTTTTCATATGGGCAAAGTGTTCGTGTAGAAGACAGAGACTTTAACCTAATTGGCAAAAGTAATAACCCAGCATTTGATTGGACAGGATACAACCCAGCGCTAAGTAATACTATTTACTCATCACAAGATGTATGGGCACAACCGGGCTCTTACTCAAATAATGGTGATGCGGGTAATTTAAATTTTGATAGTGGTGACTCCTTCTCAAAACTATTGAAGGGCACACACGACCTTTCAATAAATAAAGATAACTACGGTTTGTTCACTCGCTTCATGTATTTTTATGACTTTGCTTTAATGGATGGGTACCACGCTTATTCAAATCCTACATCAGGGCAGGGTGTTGATCCATGTGACGATAAAGACACCAAAGCACAAAGTTGTGCCGACATACGTTTATTAGACGCGTTTGTATGGGCCGATTTTGATTTAAATGATGGTAATAACCCTTTATCTGTCCGTTTAGGCCAGCAAGTAGTTAACTGGGGTGAAAGTACGCTTATATCTCATGGTATTAACGTAAACCCAGTTGATATTGACCGATTAAAAGCACCTGGCGCTGAGCTAAAAGAAGCATTTATACCAATCGGTATGCTTTGGGCATCGCTCGGTATTACTGAGAATATTACGCTTGAAGGTTTCTACCAATATCAATGGCAAGAAACACGTTTACCAGCAGCAGGTACATACTTTTCTACTAATGACTTTGCAGCAGAAAATGGTTATCAGCAGAATGTTCAATTAGGCTTTACGTCTAATCCTGATATTGATGTTGCTTTTTTAACGGATAGTTTAAATAACCTAACATCTGATTTTGCATTAGCAGCAGCTGCTCGAGGTATTGATCCTTCAAGTGCTGAAGGGAGTGCTTTATTAGCTCAAATGTATCTTGCTTACCCAACTAAGGTTGCGTTAAAAGGTAAAGGAGATAATGGTAAAAATGAACCTGAAGATGGCGGACAGTACGGTTTACGTTTAGGTATATTTTTACCTGAATTTAATGATACTGAAATTGCGTTATACCACGTGAACTACCATAGTCGTCGTCCACTTATATCTGGTCGTGTATCAAACTTTTCACAGGCAGCAATTGCTCAAGATTTAGCAATGATCATGACAACAGAAATCACGTCAGATAATGTTGCTGATTTAACCGCTTTTTCTAAAGCTGAAAACGACTACCCAGAAGATATTAAACTTTATGGTTTAAGTTTTAACACGACTATTGGTGAAACAGCCTTTGCGGGTGAATTTGCGTTTCGCCAAGATGAACCACTGCAAATTGATGATGTAGAGTTACTTTATACAGCTATGCCTGAGCAGTTAGCGCTTGCAGGTCTTCGTCCTGATTTTGCAGGTATTTCGCAAATGAGTTTTGGCGATGATATTAGTTCTGTTGGTGCGGGTGAAGTTGCTCAAGGCTATATTGAACGTGATACATCGCAAATTCAATTTACGGCTACTCACTTATTTGGTCCTTCATTAGGTGCTGATAGTTGGGCTGTTGTTGGTGAAGTGGGTGCTGTAAAAATTCATAACATGCCAGACTATGACGAAACGCGTTTGAATGTATCCGGTACTGGCCGTAGTGGCACAATTACAGGCCCTGGTACTACTGATTACTCAACATTGCATCTTGGTTTATCAAACGGCGCTGAAGAAAAATCATTTGCTACTGCGTCTTCTTGGGGTTACCGCTTAATTGCTAAAGGTGATTATTTTAACTTTTACAAAGGTATTAACTTCTCTCCACGTTTTGTATTTTCACATGACGTAAATGGTAATACACCAGATCCTATGTTCTTATTTATTGAAGACCGTAAATCTTTAGGTGCAACCATGAACTTTAACTACCAAAATGCGTGGTCACTTGATGTGAGCTATAACTCGTTTTGGGGCGGCGGCGATATAAATACTTTCTCAGATCGCGATTACGTTTCTTTTAACTTAAAATATTCTATTTAGGGGTAACATTATTATGATTAAAAAACCTACCCTCATCGCTACAGCTTTTTGTAGCTTGTTTGCAAGCAGCGCAGCTTTAGCTAAATTAAACGCTGATGAAGTTGCCCAATTAGGTCAAAACTTAACGCCAATGGGCGCAGAAAAAGCAGCTAATGCTGATGGCTCTATTCCAGCATGGAATAACGGAATTACAACAGCACCAGCAGGTTATGAACCGGGTATGCATCACCTTGACCCATATACCACTGACAAAGTGCTTTTCACTATTGATAAAAGTAATATCGAAAAGTACAAAGCTAATTTAAGTCCGGGTCAAATTGCTTTATTTGAAGCATATCCAGATACATTTAAAATGCCAGTGTATGAAACACGCCGTTCTGCGTCTTACCCTCAGTTTGTTTATGACGCGACTAAAAAGTTTGCACCGACTGCTGAGTTAATTGAAGGCGGTAACGGTATTAAAAATACGGCGATTGGTATTCCTTTCCCTATTCCTAAAACGGGTTTAGAGGCAATTTGGAATCACTTATTGCGTTACCGTGGCCAGTCTATTGAGCGTTTTGGTGGTCAAGCTGCACCAACTGCATCTGGTTCTTATAACTATGTTGGCTTTGATGAGCAGTTATTAGTTAAATACTCAGACCCTAGTGCAACACCAACAGAGCTACAAGACTCAAATATTTTGTTTAAGTTTAAACAAAGCGTTACAGAACCAGCTCGTTTAGCTGGTACAGCACTGCTTGTTCATGAAACGATGGACCAAATATTAACGCCACGCCAAGCATGGACTTACAACTCGGGACAACGTCGCGTTCGTCGTGCACCTAATGTTGCATATGATGCACCAGGAACAGCAGCGGATAGCTTACGTACTACTGATGACTTTGACATGTTCAATGGCTCACCTAATCGTTACAACTGGACGTTGAAAGGTAAGCAAGAATTATACATTCCTTACAACAGCTATAAGCTTCATAGTGATAAGTTAGAATACGATGACATTTTAATGCCTGGCCACATAAACCCAGAGCATACACGCTACGAAAAACACCGTGTTTGGGTTGTTGAAGCTAACTTAAAAGACGATACACGCCATATCTATAAAAAACGTGTGTTTTACATTGATGAAGATAGCTGGCAAGTACAGGTTACGGATATTTATGATAACCGCGACCAACTTTACCGTGTAGCAATGGCTTATGGCCTTAACTACTACGAAGTACCTACTCAGTGGAGTACGCTTGAGGTTTATCATGATTTGAATTCTCGTCGTTATTTAGCAATTGGTTTAGATAACCAAGAAAAAATGTACGATTTTTCACAGTCATTTAACGATAACGAATTTACGTCAAGCGCTTTACGTCGCGCAGGTAGATAGTATTAAACTAGGCACTTAACAATTTGTTAAGTGCCTTTTCCTTTCTCATCGCGTTTGTCTTACAGCGCGCAACGCTTTCCCCAGTAAAAAGACAAACAACTCTCTCGTACAAGGCGATTAAAATTTATGAAGTATTTGGTATATGCCAGCCTGATAATAAGCGGTGCGAGTGTTGCACAAGAAGCCCCTAACAATGCAATCAGTGCAACAAATGCAGCTAAAACCTTACTCACCGACATAACCAACACAGGCAATGGTCTAATTGCAGTAGGTAAACACGGTACTGTTATTAAAAGTATCTCGGGTGATAAATGGCAACAAGCTGAGCTAGTCCCAACTCAAGTGCTATTAACTGCCGTTGATTTTAGTAATGAAAATAATGGATGGGCGTGTGGCCACGATGCAACAATAATAAATACTACTGACGGTGGTGTTAATTGGCAACTACAACAAGCACAACCAAAATTAGACAAACCATGTTTAGATATTCTATTTGAAGATGATTTAAAAGGTTTTGCAGTGGGCGCATATGGCATGTTTTATCAAACCACCGATGGTGGTAAACATTGGCAAAAACGCTTTTTAGATTCGCTATTATTTAGTGATGATCGTGATTACTTGAACGATTTAAAAGAAAATGACCCCGAAGGATACGAAGCGGAAACTGCTTCAATTTTACCGCACTTTAATCGAATCGAAAAAACAGATAATGGTTTAATGCTGGTTGGTGAGATGGGCTTGATGGCCAGAAGCATTGATGATGGTCAAACTTGGCAAAGGATAGAAGAAATTTATCCTGGTTCATTCTTTGCTGTTGCATCAGATAGCACACAAGAAATTGTGGCAGGGCTTCGAGGTAATGTTTTTGCAAAGCAAAACGGTGAACAGCAGTGGCAGCATTTCGAAAATGTTAAAACAGCGACGATCAACAACATCATTAATTATAATAACAAACAATGGCTTATGCTTGCCAACAGTGGCGTTATTTTTCATCTTCAAGATGGGTTACTCACCCATGAGCAGCTTGCTG of Pseudoalteromonas arctica A 37-1-2 contains these proteins:
- the prc gene encoding carboxy terminal-processing peptidase, giving the protein MSKKFTLIPLVAALFSGSLFAAVEAVTIDDLPQLKQESQHGTASKRVASLFARSHYTPVRFNDELSSKVYDRYIESLDFNKSVFLASDIASFEQYRDDFDNAITTGKLDFTFDIFNLSLKRRFERYEYSLTLLEKEMTFDKEDEYFFDREDSAWPVSQAELDEIWRERVKYDALRLKMTGKDWEGIKEVLTKRYKNAEKRLVQSNSEDAFQIVMNSLARSIEAHTSYLSPRRAEQFKMDMDLELEGIGAVLSPDEDYTVIRSLVPGGPADKTDQIKADDRIIGVAQDGEEFVDVIGWRLDDVVDLIKGPKGTKVRLQYLKGVDAHGAPKVVEITRDKIRLEDRAAKSEVFEAKYSDLTSKVGVIEIPGFYNNLSKDVKVELAKLKEEKVDGIIIDLRQNGGGSLYEATQLSGLFFDQGPVVQIHTLNNRIEEQKDRDGITYYDGPLTVLVDRYSASASEIFAAAMQDYGRAVIIGEQTFGKGTVQQHKGLGRAYDLYDNALGSVQYTIAKFYRINGGSTQHKGVIPDISFPSAIDPAEWGESKQDNALPWDSIVKAKYKKLGNLTPIITYLEKQHEVRIKSEPEFGYVFNDITLYNEEKDRKTISLVEATRIKEKDEGEARALVRTNERLKRLGKDPVENLDDLPEVIEELDPFLEEAALITQDYINYGRIAKK
- the nhaC gene encoding Na+/H+ antiporter NhaC, whose product is MKLLDDKPIKPASFFDALIPISVLICLLGAAVYLFGDNSSSGPNQIALLFATFAAALIGLKNGYTWKKLEQAMIEGITLSLGAILILLMVGALIGTWLLSGTVPTLIYYGLQVINPSWFYAASCLICGIVAMSIGSSWTTAATIGVALLGVATGLGLEQTVTAGAVISGAYFGDKLSPLSETTNLAPAVVGADLFEHIQHMLWTTVPSFVIALIIFIFMGFNATASSEAGRIDEITAILQQNFNIGFEMLIPLIVLLVLAIKKMPAFPAISIGAVVGAVWAMLFQSDLIASQIDVSQGQLVGYFKLVWTTFFDGFSISTGDDKMDSLLSGGGMSGMLTTTWLIMTALMFGAIMEKTGLLDIFVKSILKIAKSTGSLIAATIATCIGTNVIAADQYIAIVVPGRMFKDEYEKRGLKPVNLSRTLEDGGTITSPLIPWNTCGAYMQSVLLINPFDYALYAFFNLINPVLAVVYAYLGIKILRIKPKQSA
- the pepN gene encoding aminopeptidase N, translating into MTESSKPQAQYLKDYKAPDFLIDHTELTFDLQPLSTKVSSLLTLTRVGDKKAPLVLDGIDLRLLSLSIDTVDITDYEIIGEQLIINNLPDSCQLSIVTEISPETNTSLEGLYLSGGAYCTQCEAQGFRKITYYMDRPDVLATFDVTIIADKKYLQLLSNGNQVDSGETQDGRHFVKWQDPFKKPSYLFALVAGDFDVLKDTYTTKSGRDVELALFVDKGNLSKTPHAIASLKKAMQWDEERFNLEYDLDIYMIVAVDFFNMGAMENKGLNVFNSKCVLANQETATDKDYHTIESIVGHEYFHNWTGNRVTCRDWFQLSLKEGLTVFRDQEFSSDLGSRALNRIDAVKVMRTHQFSEDAGPMAHPIRPEKVIEMNNFYTVTVYDKGAEVIRMMHTLLGETNFQKGMTLYFERHDGQAVTCDDFVSAMSDASGVDLEQFKQWYSQSGTPRLNAIQEFDSSSNTYTLTIEQTAPANQPENKKLHIPFAIELLDANGQSIALQYKGKKLDHVLDVTNATQTFSFDNILEKPVAVLLEDFSAPCILNQQTTEPELLHIMRFARSDFSRWDAQQQLFIKAIKSQITDATNSVLSSEIINALRVLINTKEGDLALIAELFKLPSFDTLAAEFDVIPVDDIIEITEKFEQQIADELADELLSCYESLGDDGSISASAVANRALKQICLHYLAKTQSPEAVTFIKEAASSTNMTNVLGALSAVVKASHPVRDELLSHFDSQWRHDVLVMDKWFALQAMQSGSTAIDDIKALYEHPCFDFSNPNRVRALVGSFSHFNTAQFHRADAQGYALLGDLLIKLNAINPQNASRMLTPFMSWKRYDDVRSQAMKLQLQRLANLDGLSADLYEKVEKALA
- a CDS encoding DUF2835 family protein, translated to MIEYYFTLRLSYNECMDYYHGRFSSLQVVEDGGKTIRFAATHLRPFISSLGVRGRFRLLLTPENKFIRLERVA
- a CDS encoding DUF1302 domain-containing protein, whose protein sequence is MIRRSLFVKNRIAIGLAAASLGLSAASTQAVTFEAGGFDITFDSTFSYGQSVRVEDRDFNLIGKSNNPAFDWTGYNPALSNTIYSSQDVWAQPGSYSNNGDAGNLNFDSGDSFSKLLKGTHDLSINKDNYGLFTRFMYFYDFALMDGYHAYSNPTSGQGVDPCDDKDTKAQSCADIRLLDAFVWADFDLNDGNNPLSVRLGQQVVNWGESTLISHGINVNPVDIDRLKAPGAELKEAFIPIGMLWASLGITENITLEGFYQYQWQETRLPAAGTYFSTNDFAAENGYQQNVQLGFTSNPDIDVAFLTDSLNNLTSDFALAAAARGIDPSSAEGSALLAQMYLAYPTKVALKGKGDNGKNEPEDGGQYGLRLGIFLPEFNDTEIALYHVNYHSRRPLISGRVSNFSQAAIAQDLAMIMTTEITSDNVADLTAFSKAENDYPEDIKLYGLSFNTTIGETAFAGEFAFRQDEPLQIDDVELLYTAMPEQLALAGLRPDFAGISQMSFGDDISSVGAGEVAQGYIERDTSQIQFTATHLFGPSLGADSWAVVGEVGAVKIHNMPDYDETRLNVSGTGRSGTITGPGTTDYSTLHLGLSNGAEEKSFATASSWGYRLIAKGDYFNFYKGINFSPRFVFSHDVNGNTPDPMFLFIEDRKSLGATMNFNYQNAWSLDVSYNSFWGGGDINTFSDRDYVSFNLKYSI
- a CDS encoding DUF1329 domain-containing protein, which produces MIKKPTLIATAFCSLFASSAALAKLNADEVAQLGQNLTPMGAEKAANADGSIPAWNNGITTAPAGYEPGMHHLDPYTTDKVLFTIDKSNIEKYKANLSPGQIALFEAYPDTFKMPVYETRRSASYPQFVYDATKKFAPTAELIEGGNGIKNTAIGIPFPIPKTGLEAIWNHLLRYRGQSIERFGGQAAPTASGSYNYVGFDEQLLVKYSDPSATPTELQDSNILFKFKQSVTEPARLAGTALLVHETMDQILTPRQAWTYNSGQRRVRRAPNVAYDAPGTAADSLRTTDDFDMFNGSPNRYNWTLKGKQELYIPYNSYKLHSDKLEYDDILMPGHINPEHTRYEKHRVWVVEANLKDDTRHIYKKRVFYIDEDSWQVQVTDIYDNRDQLYRVAMAYGLNYYEVPTQWSTLEVYHDLNSRRYLAIGLDNQEKMYDFSQSFNDNEFTSSALRRAGR
- a CDS encoding WD40/YVTN/BNR-like repeat-containing protein, which produces MKYLVYASLIISGASVAQEAPNNAISATNAAKTLLTDITNTGNGLIAVGKHGTVIKSISGDKWQQAELVPTQVLLTAVDFSNENNGWACGHDATIINTTDGGVNWQLQQAQPKLDKPCLDILFEDDLKGFAVGAYGMFYQTTDGGKHWQKRFLDSLLFSDDRDYLNDLKENDPEGYEAETASILPHFNRIEKTDNGLMLVGEMGLMARSIDDGQTWQRIEEIYPGSFFAVASDSTQEIVAGLRGNVFAKQNGEQQWQHFENVKTATINNIINYNNKQWLMLANSGVIFHLQDGLLTHEQLADGKAILDGVILDNRLIMATEDGIKVKELTP